The following proteins are co-located in the Eleginops maclovinus isolate JMC-PN-2008 ecotype Puerto Natales chromosome 23, JC_Emac_rtc_rv5, whole genome shotgun sequence genome:
- the zgc:153018 gene encoding transmembrane protein 179-like, producing MELDRRLLLAHCAAHALSVAAGLLVVVPMALNGSAFKGRCALFSTGFWRTEEQAELTGQPGDVSHLVVQQWGPPAACQFATFVAIFTVLYGAAQGWRSLFYLHGRHDDTLFSSFLTVVLSVCVLFLSGGASVILSLGFYSWCDTVTNLNTRPYSCAEYQSVPLYLDVDTSSFYTELSLAQASLWGVTALWLAQSILAFLRLYHSHSQHITGPCGPREKELLLRHSPSESGSPTPPTSATPTIFV from the exons ATGGAGCTAGACAGACGTCTGCTGCTGGCTCACTGCGCGGCTCATGCCCTCTCTGTGGCGGCCGGTCTACTGGTGGTCGTCCCCATGGCTCTGAACGGATCCGCGTTTAAAGGCCGTTGTGCACTCTTCTCCACCGGCTTCTGGAGGACTGAGGAGCAGGCAGAGCTGACGGGGCAGCCGGGAGACGTCTCTCACCTGGTGGTACAACAGTGGGGCCCACCCGCTGCCTGCCAGTTCGCCACATTTGTTGCTATTTTCACGGTGCTGTACGGAGCAGCGCAGGGCTGGAGGAGCCTCTTCTATCTGCACGGACGACATGATGA CACCCTGTTTTCATCCTTCCTGACGGttgtgctgagtgtgtgtgtgctcttcctGTCTGGAGGGGCCAGTGTTATCTTGTCTCTGGGCTTCTACTCCTGGTGCGACACCGTGACTAATCTCAATACACGACCATACAG cTGTGCAGAGTATCAGTCGGTTCCACTTTACCTGGATGTGGACACTTCCTCTTTCTACACAGAGCTCAGTCTGGCACAG GCGTCTCTGTGGGGAGTGACGGCTCTGTGGCTGGCTCAGTCCATCCTGGCGTTCCTGCGGCTCTACCACTCCCACAGCCAGCACATCACCGGGCCCTGTGGCCCCCGAGagaaggagctgctgctgagacaCAGTCCTTCCGAAAGCGGCTCCCCCACACCTCCGACCTCCGCCACTCCCACCATCTTTGTCTAA